The genome window ccatgggataGACACACGGAcggtcacgagagtgaagagccatggaacccACAAACGACTGTCACGAgggtgaagagccatggaacacacacatggacagtcacgggagtcaagagcccaaggaacacacactcggacagtcacgggagtgtaGAGCCCATGGAAAACACAcaggacagtcacgagagtgaagagcccatggaacacacacacggacagtcacgggagtgacgagcccatggaacacacacacggactgtcaggggagtcaagagcccaagtaacacacacacggacagtcacggcaGTTAAGAGtgcatggaacacacacacggaccgtcacgggagtgaagagcccatggaacacacacacggacagtcacgggaatgaagagcccatggaacacacactcggacagtcacgagagtgaagagccatggaacacacacacggacagtcactaGAGTCAacagcccatggaacacacacacggacagtcacgagagtgaagagcccatggaacacacacacggacagtcacgggagtgaagagcccatggaacacgcacacggacagtcacgagagtgaagagccatggaacacacacacggacagtcacgagagtcaacagcccatggaacacaaacacggacagtcacgagagtcaagagcccatggaacacatcCACGGCCAGTCACGAGAGtccagagcccatggaacacacacacggacagtcacgagagtcaagagcccatggaacacttCCACGGCCAGTCACGAGAGtccagagcccatggaacacacacacggactgTCACgagagtcaagagcccatggaacacacacacggccAGTCACGAGAGtccagagcccatggaacacacacacggacagtcacgagagtcaagagcccatggaacacacacacggacagtcacgagagtgaagagcccaaggaacacacacacggacagtcacgggagtgaagagcccatggaacacacactcggacagtcacgggagtgaagagcccatggaacacacacacggacagtcacgagagtcaagagcccatggaacacacacagggacagtcacgagagtgaagagcccaaggaacacacacacggacagtcacgggagtcaagagcccatggaacacacacacggacagtcacgggagtcaagagcccatggaacacacacacggacagtcatgagagtgaagagccatggaataCACACGGACAGTCATGGGAATCAAGaacccatggaacacacacgcgGACATTCATGGGATTGAAGATCCATGGACCATACATagggacagtcacgggagtctagagccatggaacacacacacggacagtcatgagagtgaagagccatggaacacacacacggacagtcacgggagtcaagagccatggagcacacacacggacagtcaccggaatcaagagcccatggaacacacacacggacagtcacgagagtcaagagcccatggaacacacacacggacagtcacagGAGTgacgagcccatggaacacacacacggacagtcatgggagtcaagagcccaaggaacacacacacggacagtcacgagagtgaagagcatATGGAATACACACGAACAGTCATGAGACTGATGAGCCGTGGAATGCACACACGTGAGAGTCAAGTCTCATGCTCTGCAGAAGATCAGCGCAGGGCCTGGGAGTCTGGAATCTGAGCCAGTCAGTGGAAGTTTGGGTGGGGGGCCCAGTAAGGACTCACTTTTGCGCTTCTGAAATTGCTCATCTTCTTCAGTCCAGCTTTCTGAATCTTTGGGAGAAGTATCCTTGGGATGGGTTTTGCTAGAGATTTTGGAGCCATATGCAGAAAGTGCAATGTGGGACTGAGTCCCACTGTGGGCTGAGTCCCTGTCCCGTACCACACTCGGTTGGAAGGCTGCTGTCTGAGAAAGGGCATGAGCCATGCTGTGGGATCTGTATGGGACCGAGAGTTGGGAGGATCTCCGATGGTGCTCTCTGTGGCGGTGATCATACACACTCCGGTGGCGCTCTCtatgctgctgctgcttgccATGGTGGGGGTGCTCGCCATCATGGTGGTCTCTGTGGTGGGGGTGCTCGCCATCATGGTGGTCTCTGTGGTGGGGGTGCTCGCCATCATGGTGGTCTCTGTGGTGGGGGTGCTCGCCATCATGGTGGTCTCTGTGGTGGGGGTGCTCGCCATCATGGTGGTCTCTGTGGTGGGGGTGCTCACCCTGGTGGTACTCACTGGGGTGGCGCTCGCCATCACGGTGGTCTCTGTGGTGGCGAGGTCTGCCATGGTGGTAGGACGACATGGAGGAATGTTTGGACAAGGTCTCTTCATGATGAAGAGGCCTTCTGTGGTGATGGGAGCCATGATGATGGGGCCTGCCATGGTGGTGGCCTTCCTGATAATTGGAACTGCCATGAAGGAGCCCTCCAAGATAGGATACCTCGCTGTGATGGTAGGACCCACCATGTTGGTAGGAGTCACTGTTGTGGTAGGACCCACCATAGGAAGAGTGGGATGAATTCTCACCAAGATGGTGTGGCCCTCCATGATAGTGGGGCCCCCTATGTTGGTGAGATACGCCATAGTGGTGGAACACATCATAGTGATAGGGCTCTTCATTGTGCTGAGGCCTGCCATGGTGGGAGTACCCACCATGGTGGTGGGATTCACTGTCATAGTGGGGCCCACCATGATGGTAGGATCCACCATGGTGGCGGGACCCACCATGAAGGTAGGATTCACCTTGGAAGTGGGGCCCACCATGGTGGTAAAATTCTCCATGGAGGTGGGGCCCACCATGGTGGTAGGATTCACCATGGTGGGAGGATCCACCAAGGTGGTGGGACCCACCGTGATGGCGGGACCCACCAGGATAAATCCTGCTACCATGGTGGTGCTCATCATCAGAGTGTCCCTCACCATAGGAATGGTGGGAAAGGACAGTGCCATGTGAGGAAGCCAGACCAGAGGTTGTAGGGCGGCTGGCTCTGCCATGACCATAGGCCTCACCGTGGTGGTAGGATTGGCGGGAATGGTGTGGGAAGGCCTTGTCACGGAAGTCTTGGAACTCACGAGGGTGGGGAGATCCACCATGATGATGGGATATGCCATGATGGCGGAACTCACCGTGGTGGTGGGACTCCCCGTGGTGGTGGGACTCCCCGTGGTGGTGGGACTCGTGATGATGAGGGACTCCGATATGGCCTGGCCTGTGGTGTGGGGATGATGAGTGGGGGTAAGGGGATGATGAGTGGGGGTAAGAGAACATATCCAAATTATTGGAGTCTGCCTCATTTTGAGCCTTTTCAGACTCAACTGAGCGTTGATCCATGACTGTGCCGGGAACCCTGGAATGAAGAGTTCTCAAGACCTGGGCCCAGCAGGCCCTCCCTGCATCTCCCTTCTCTCCTAAGCTGAGCTGACTCAGACTGCGGCACTGGGCTTCTTGGGAGGCCTGACTGTTCTCATGGAACTCTCCCCTTTGTGATGTCACCAGCAGGCCTAATTCCAAAATGCCTCCCCCAGGTTATAGTTTAGAATTAAGAATGATTACGTCTAACTCCTTCATTGtaaaatgagggaactgaggttAAGAAAAGGGACGGGCTGGCCCAAGGTGACCCAGCAGGTCAATGGCAAAGCTGGACAAAGAAGTCTCTGGTGACACCATGCCTCCATCAGTCACTTTAGCCCCGTTAGAAAGAACTTCATGAGGCCAAGTGGTCCAGTCCCCAGTCCCACCTAGATGCCAGTTGGTTCTGGGGTTCAGACTGCCTGACTCCCCTTAAGtaggtgtgtgaccttggactTGTTGCTTAATTTTCCtatgtctcagtttcttcctttgtaaaatgggaataataagacATCACAGTATCAAAAAAGATATGTAAAGCTTATATTAACAgcataataaatgttaattggtATTATTTTCTCCTTGATCATTAATATTGATGGAAACGCCCCTCTTGGgtaattatcaaaataaaagcaCCGGCCGTTGTTTACTGAGGACCTACTTCATGCACATTTAATttataatcctcacaataacacCACATGGTGGATATTatttccccatttcacagacgaTGGTGCTGGGGCTTAGCATCAATTAATAAAAACTTCAAATCAGCACTAACTCCAAAGCCTGTACCTGTAACCATCATGCTGCCCTGTCTCCCTCCCAAAATCCACTGCAGAGCTTGTCCTGTACACTGAATTCATCCATGCATAGCACAGCTCTCCTGGAAGCTTACAGGCCACTCCTTTGAATGCATCTGCTTCCTGAGTGGTTGGTCAGAGCCAAGGCCATAGTGGGTACTGGGTACCCAGTTCCCAGTGATGAAAGAGACAaggcccctgccctcaaggagctcaatGTCCATTGCTGGGAGCAGACAAGGACACAGTTTGTGGTAGGACTGCTAGATGTCCCAAAGATCTGTTCTCCCCTTCTTCCTGGGCACAGTGCCTCCCAGCTAGAGAGCATATCTTGCATACAGGTGAGGCTAAAAGGTGAGAGCAGAAGCAATGTGAGCAACTTCTGGGTCTTGGGTTTCAAGCACAGGGCGTGTGAAGCTCTATTTGCCCCCTTCTTGTGGGCCAAAGAATGGATACGACAAGATCCACACTCTAGAGATGGGTTTTCAACTGGGGTTTTGCAGAACCACAGAATTCCTTGAGAGACGTTTCTAGGCAAAGGGTTCTGTATTGTGATTGAGGAAAAAAAGCACTATTTCTGAACTTCATGTGCTGTGTGATGCCAGCTCTTTCAGTGATGAACAGTAATCGAGCAGCCTTATAAACCTTTTGTTAGAGATCGTTCGGTCCCATATGGCTGTGAACAGTAGGACTGGGATTATTTGATTGAGTCCTTTCTCAGTTTTTAGTGTGAGGTCAGGAAGTCTGTTGATAACTGGTGAACATGTATCACTTGGAGAGAAGGAGGTACAGCCTAATGATGTCTTCCTCACCCTCCTGGACTACCTCCCTAGCCTCCCCTTATGCAGTAACGACTGACTTATGGGAACAAACAAACTCTACTGGTGGGGTAGAAAACCAGAGGGAATTTTCCTTCTAAAGAAATAACTTCCATGTGCATCCTCACTGCCACTGGCTGTTGATGTAAACACTATTAAATATGAATTACACAGGTTAGTAGTGAATTTCATTGTGAAGATTTCATATTTTTTGCAAGTTTCTTCTTTAGCCATCTATCATGCTGTTCTATTTTATATCTTATTAGCATTTGTGTTTTACAAATGGATCTAATGGTCCAATGtggtgatttttaaatatgaggTGTGCAGTGAAAGAGGAAGGTTCTAGGCCTAACACTAtgcacacatctggtgaggttagTTAGTGATAAAGAATGTAGCAATGGGGCTGGCCTGATAGCTAAGTAGGTTAGAGTGgagccctgtaacaccaaggtcacaggttcagatccccacaccggccagctgcccaaacaaagcaaaacaaaaaaaaaattttttttttaaagagatgaccagtaaggggatcttaacccttgacttggtgttgtcagcaccacgctcagccagtgagcgaaccggccatccctatatgggatccgaacccgaggccttggtgttatcagcaccgctctctcccgagtgagccacgggccggcccaaagcaaaataaaattaagaatgtaGCAAAATTGAGAAGAACCTAACTACAGATCACAGCCATTTGACAAAGAAAtgtgctattttttaaaacatttattggtGCCTAAAAACAGATTAAGGCTTTTATTTTAAAGGTCACATTCAGTAAAAAGGCTCAGAAAGCAATTTATGTGGTAGTAAAGCCTATtgtccaggaaaagaaaaatcttgcaGCTGGTGAGAACCGTAATTAGCGAGCACGTAATAATATGGCTAGCAAGAGAAACAACAGTGCGAGATGCAGTACAAAAGTGACAAGGTCCTGCTCTCAGAGAGGACGACAACCTGACAAGCTGATGACACAGCACGTGATGCTGAAGAGGTTTTTGTTTTCGTTTCTTTGGTAATAAACTGAAAAACAACAGGTTGTTTATCCAGGCTGTGTGTCAACACATTTCACCAATAAATGGCCGTGTTATAGCACTTGTAAGAGTCATAGAGAAAACTT of Cynocephalus volans isolate mCynVol1 chromosome 4, mCynVol1.pri, whole genome shotgun sequence contains these proteins:
- the CATSPER1 gene encoding cation channel sperm-associated protein 1, whose amino-acid sequence is MDQRSVESEKAQNEADSNNLDMFSYPHSSSPYPHSSSPHHRPGHIGVPHHHESHHHGESHHHGESHHHGEFRHHGISHHHGGSPHPREFQDFRDKAFPHHSRQSYHHGFILVGPAITVGPTTLVDPPTMVNPTTMVGPTSMENFTTMVGPTSKVNPTFMVGPATMVDPTIMHNEEPYHYDVFHHYGVSHQHRGPHYHGGPHHLGENSSHSSYGGSYHNSDSYQHGGSYHHSEVSYLGGLLHGSSNYQEGHHHGRPHHHGSHHHRRPLHHEETLSKHSSMSSYHHGRPRHHRDHRDGERHPSEYHQGEHPHHRDHHDGEHPHHRDHHDGEHPHHRDHHDGEHPHHRDHHDGEHPHHRDHHDGEHPHHGKQQQHRERHRSVYDHRHREHHRRSSQLSVPYRSHSMAHALSQTAAFQPSVVRDRDSAHSGTQSHIALSAYGSKISSKTHPKDTSPKDSESWTEEDEQFQKRKTGRTQRTHKKQHTMNFFQWLWEKLSYLIQGFRRMIWKLTESLAFEAFIFLIVCLNTVMLVAQTFAEVEVRGEWYFLALDSIFLCIYVLEALLKIISLGFGYFCDSWNNLDFFIMVVAVLDFVLMQLHSVSIYHKSLFRILKVFKSMRALRAIRVLQRLSFLTSLHEVTGTLGRSLPSIASILILMFTCLFLFSVVLRALFRRSDPKHFQNIFTTIFTLFTMLTLDDWSLIYTDSRAQGAWYIIPILMIYIVIQYFIFLNLVIAVLVDNFQMALLKGLEKVKQERAARVHEKLLDDSLTELSQEEPEEILSETTMQKQLIEKKFGAMTEKQQEQLFHFLQLVAAVEHQQQKFRSQASVIDEIVDTAFEAGEEDFRK